The following coding sequences are from one Paenibacillus sp. JDR-2 window:
- a CDS encoding asparaginase domain-containing protein → MTVISNNRMLRRFLSPLLILALLSGFMGYARAAEEAAPQLPTFDIPALSAESIASSLPNIMVVATGGTIAGAASRGDKTNFQNYAAGTYKMADMVAQLPTHKNADVSTFQFGNKGSGGYSMKDLYDLSLAVDQALEVYDGVVVTTGTDTMEEIAYFLDLTVRSEKPVVVTGAMRPWDVIGTDGPANLYQAIKVAASNKTKWYGTVIMLNDVIQAAREVTKSNAHRLDTFDTPMFGALGYVDDPAVRMYRLNARALKAGTPEWSTPFDLRTISKDDLPLVEIAYSYQEAGGGAIRALVEDGAKGIVTAGTGAGGISSKMSQARSAAIQKGVIFVTTTRTGSGTMSGSSNGIIAGDNLNPQHARMMLLLSLAFSNDFNTIKDWFETVGAQDIVMDDAAPPVWPANAALTSDAQTTDSIALGWPQATDLTRVAGYAIYKGTEETPLAKVASSVRTYTAKGLGSNTSYSFTVKAFDDKGNESVGLAATFKTGSTGSGSGGGGTVTPPSSNELTVPSGGSGELSVFDNSLTVKVPSGAAKEQLIITIQKLTQAGGLIDADDVLLSSIFEVVKNKAGNFLVPVTLTFKFDASLVKEGKKPSVFYYDEAKKQWIEMGGTVNGSTISVATDHFTKFAVFAVDAGPAAPDFSDIAGHWAAASIRSAVSAGIVNGYNDGTFKPELTVTREEFIAMLMRALKPAEPGADLTFKDHASIGAWAKAAVAQAVSAGITGGYPDGTFKPGNKISRAEMVVMIAKALKLTIAEEAVTSFSDNADIPAWARGAVKAVADKGIIQGRLNNRFVPAGTATRAEAITVIMKLLDTK, encoded by the coding sequence ATGACTGTCATCAGCAATAATCGAATGCTGCGGAGATTTCTCTCTCCCCTGCTGATCCTAGCGCTTCTTTCCGGCTTTATGGGGTATGCGCGAGCGGCGGAAGAAGCAGCTCCACAGCTTCCTACTTTTGATATACCCGCCTTATCGGCGGAGTCGATAGCTTCATCGCTGCCCAATATTATGGTCGTTGCAACCGGAGGTACAATTGCCGGTGCGGCATCTCGCGGCGATAAAACAAACTTCCAGAACTATGCGGCCGGCACGTACAAAATGGCGGATATGGTCGCTCAGCTTCCCACGCATAAAAATGCCGACGTCTCGACTTTCCAATTCGGCAATAAAGGTTCGGGCGGCTATTCGATGAAGGATCTCTACGATCTGTCCCTGGCCGTCGACCAAGCTCTTGAAGTTTACGATGGCGTTGTGGTTACAACGGGTACGGATACGATGGAGGAGATCGCTTATTTCCTTGATTTGACCGTGCGCAGCGAGAAACCGGTTGTAGTGACCGGAGCTATGCGGCCATGGGATGTTATCGGAACGGACGGCCCGGCAAACCTGTATCAGGCAATTAAGGTGGCGGCAAGCAACAAGACCAAATGGTACGGCACGGTTATTATGCTGAACGATGTCATTCAGGCAGCGCGCGAAGTAACCAAGTCGAATGCCCATCGCCTCGATACCTTTGATACTCCGATGTTTGGAGCGCTTGGATATGTCGATGATCCTGCCGTTCGGATGTACCGGCTGAATGCCCGGGCTTTGAAAGCGGGAACGCCGGAATGGTCTACCCCGTTTGATCTTCGGACGATTTCGAAGGATGATCTGCCGCTTGTCGAGATAGCCTACAGCTATCAGGAAGCGGGTGGCGGAGCGATTCGCGCCTTAGTAGAAGACGGCGCCAAAGGGATTGTTACTGCCGGAACGGGAGCGGGAGGCATTTCCTCGAAGATGAGCCAGGCGCGCAGCGCGGCGATTCAGAAAGGCGTTATCTTTGTTACGACAACCCGGACAGGCTCGGGCACGATGAGCGGCAGCAGCAACGGAATTATTGCCGGGGATAACCTGAACCCGCAGCATGCTCGCATGATGCTTCTACTGTCGCTGGCCTTTTCAAACGATTTTAATACGATAAAAGATTGGTTTGAGACGGTTGGGGCGCAGGATATCGTGATGGACGATGCGGCTCCGCCGGTATGGCCGGCAAATGCGGCGCTTACCTCGGATGCGCAGACGACGGACAGCATTGCTTTAGGCTGGCCGCAAGCAACGGATTTGACCCGCGTAGCGGGTTATGCGATCTATAAAGGAACAGAGGAGACGCCTCTTGCCAAGGTTGCTTCCTCCGTAAGAACGTATACCGCAAAGGGTCTTGGTTCCAATACGTCTTATTCCTTTACGGTCAAAGCCTTTGACGATAAAGGAAATGAGAGCGTTGGCCTGGCCGCTACATTTAAGACGGGCTCAACTGGCTCCGGATCAGGCGGTGGAGGGACAGTCACTCCTCCAAGCAGCAACGAACTTACTGTTCCGTCCGGCGGATCCGGCGAGCTGAGTGTCTTCGACAACAGCCTTACGGTGAAGGTGCCAAGCGGGGCAGCCAAGGAACAGCTTATCATCACCATTCAAAAGCTGACGCAGGCGGGCGGACTTATCGATGCGGATGATGTATTGCTGTCTTCGATATTTGAAGTAGTCAAAAATAAAGCGGGTAACTTCCTTGTCCCTGTAACGCTGACCTTCAAATTTGACGCCTCGCTGGTCAAGGAAGGCAAAAAGCCGTCAGTCTTCTATTATGATGAGGCTAAGAAGCAATGGATTGAGATGGGCGGAACGGTTAACGGCAGCACGATCTCCGTAGCAACCGACCATTTCACGAAGTTTGCCGTATTTGCGGTGGATGCCGGACCTGCTGCACCTGACTTCTCCGACATTGCCGGACACTGGGCGGCAGCTTCAATCCGGAGCGCGGTATCAGCCGGTATCGTGAACGGCTACAACGACGGTACCTTCAAGCCGGAGCTTACCGTAACCCGCGAAGAGTTTATCGCGATGCTGATGCGCGCGCTTAAACCTGCTGAGCCGGGAGCGGACTTGACCTTCAAGGATCATGCTTCAATCGGCGCATGGGCGAAGGCTGCCGTTGCGCAAGCGGTCAGCGCAGGAATTACGGGCGGTTATCCGGATGGAACGTTTAAGCCGGGAAATAAGATCAGCCGCGCCGAGATGGTCGTGATGATCGCGAAGGCTCTCAAGCTGACAATAGCGGAAGAGGCCGTGACGAGCTTCTCCGACAATGCTGATATCCCAGCATGGGCAAGAGGCGCGGTGAAAGCGGTGGCGGACAAAGGCATTATCCAGGGCCGTCTGAACAATCGTTTCGTTCCTGCGGGAACGGCAACCAGAGCGGAAGCCATTACGGTTATCATGAAGCTGCTCGATACCAAATAA